One genomic segment of Halococcus sediminicola includes these proteins:
- a CDS encoding helix-turn-helix transcriptional regulator, whose translation MSGDRPRNDSGQYDDELLPETVLEVFDRRDDLARPLTSSDVMEALDCARRTALNKLNELVAAGSLESREVGARARVFWRPIPGDDHDARLKRLSAELGQPISVGETVYESGDNHPIEATSDNDSESDTEYNLSGPERVADPADEEASPDHIERDESQQ comes from the coding sequence ATGAGTGGTGACCGCCCTCGAAACGACTCCGGTCAGTACGATGATGAACTCCTACCTGAAACGGTCTTGGAGGTCTTCGACAGGCGTGATGATCTCGCTCGACCGCTCACGTCGAGTGACGTCATGGAGGCACTCGACTGTGCGCGTCGAACGGCTTTGAACAAGCTCAACGAACTCGTCGCCGCTGGCTCGCTCGAAAGCCGCGAGGTCGGTGCTCGTGCCCGCGTGTTCTGGCGACCGATTCCTGGCGACGATCACGACGCACGGCTGAAACGGCTGAGTGCCGAACTCGGGCAACCGATCTCGGTCGGTGAGACCGTCTACGAGAGCGGTGACAATCATCCGATTGAGGCTACTAGCGATAATGATTCCGAGAGCGATACCGAGTACAACCTTAGTGGTCCCGAGCGAGTTGCCGATCCTGCTGACGAGGAGGCTAGTCCTGACCATATCGAGCGTGACGAAAGCCAACAATAG
- a CDS encoding cytochrome P450 — MSNNTQLPPSPEGHPIIGHTIDFGDDPFGFVDRATSECGDVYCMELPGTDVYVLAGAEYLNQALVTDVDAFRKTDDFNRVFGNGVLSTEGEQWRRQRDILQPLFHPDRVSGYADDMVAATQRRLSTWEDGEIRDIESEMQDLTIEILFATLFGRNLAPGEGDDLRDASDGLNKWFVPTSWLLPHWVPTPSRRKFSNSESRLRVEIRQLLAEHEHANTEKSGVVTLADQAGQSASESQSGGSESDTLLSKLSEAGEATGENHLSREEIEDQMLTMIFAGYETTAAAIAFALYSLATEPDICDAFHEELDTVLDGNPPTLDDMSRLDLTNRIVTETLRLYPPIHTIPRQTTREVDVGDYRLPADEQVHLSVISVHRDERYYDAPLEFRPERWTDGFEEELDDYAFIPFGGGRRTCIGREFARLEATLALATIGQQFDLEWTGDETEMAIEPEMTTKTQNGLPMTLRQR; from the coding sequence ATGAGTAACAATACACAGCTCCCGCCTTCGCCTGAAGGCCATCCTATCATTGGTCATACAATTGATTTTGGTGATGATCCGTTCGGGTTTGTTGACCGTGCTACGAGCGAATGTGGGGATGTCTACTGTATGGAATTGCCGGGGACAGATGTGTACGTTCTCGCAGGAGCGGAGTACCTGAATCAGGCGCTCGTTACGGATGTTGATGCGTTCAGGAAGACAGATGACTTCAATCGAGTGTTTGGAAACGGGGTGCTCTCAACTGAAGGTGAGCAGTGGCGTCGTCAGCGAGATATTCTCCAGCCACTGTTTCATCCCGACCGGGTGAGCGGCTATGCAGACGACATGGTTGCCGCAACCCAGCGCCGCCTTTCGACGTGGGAAGATGGTGAAATCCGAGATATCGAATCGGAAATGCAGGATCTCACGATTGAGATTCTGTTCGCAACGCTGTTCGGTCGTAATCTGGCACCCGGCGAAGGTGACGATTTACGAGATGCATCGGACGGGCTTAACAAGTGGTTCGTTCCGACTTCGTGGCTGCTCCCTCATTGGGTGCCAACACCATCCCGCCGCAAATTCAGCAATTCGGAATCGCGGTTGCGAGTCGAAATACGCCAATTGCTGGCGGAGCATGAACATGCCAACACCGAGAAATCGGGTGTAGTAACGCTCGCCGACCAAGCAGGACAATCCGCTTCTGAAAGCCAATCAGGTGGCTCAGAGAGTGATACACTGCTCTCGAAGCTGTCTGAAGCAGGCGAGGCAACAGGTGAGAACCATCTGAGTCGCGAAGAAATCGAGGATCAGATGTTGACGATGATTTTCGCCGGGTACGAGACAACTGCAGCCGCTATCGCGTTCGCTCTGTATTCGCTGGCGACCGAACCCGACATTTGCGACGCCTTCCATGAGGAACTCGATACGGTGCTTGATGGAAACCCGCCGACACTGGATGACATGAGTCGTCTCGATCTCACTAATCGGATCGTCACCGAGACGCTTCGCCTCTACCCTCCTATCCATACAATCCCTCGGCAGACAACGAGAGAGGTTGATGTCGGCGATTATCGGCTTCCGGCGGATGAGCAGGTACACCTCTCGGTGATCTCAGTCCATCGTGACGAACGGTACTACGACGCTCCACTGGAGTTCCGGCCCGAGCGCTGGACAGACGGATTTGAGGAAGAGTTAGACGACTATGCATTCATCCCGTTCGGTGGTGGACGACGGACATGCATCGGACGAGAGTTCGCTCGGCTTGAGGCAACGCTCGCGCTCGCAACGATCGGTCAGCAGTTCGATCTCGAATGGACCGGTGATGAGACAGAGATGGCTATTGAACCAGAGATGACGACGAAAACGCAGAACGGATTGCCAATGACCCTTCGTCAGCGATAA
- a CDS encoding transcriptional regulator FilR1 domain-containing protein produces MSTQTHPLSGRDLDIREVINETLDTKRLEILRAVNDLSLPTSRDDIASHAEISQKTAAKHLSELHEYGIVKIYRENIEPTAGGKLLFEAIEDCLTKTTITRDEFAKLIRTETPISILSNLCGEYQSIEEIHRRASVSATKETVKRQLKQFDKPDHDLADEKGHTYRITDTGEKTLLAYDDLSIAVEQIIKKAEWLQRLPLEDATVPVPELSDATVIASDTASPSNVLGAALRLCDVRVEQFRCVCSIYNPILFYAYKSMLDFGVEAEAILDWGSYVKSDQDTGTDFAAHAKCEHYQPLYLEDSHTLGIGIYDDRKVAVGAYNERGEGKHIAMIVSENPKIIEWAESLYDTYREMAHRPEKKPPETDSGFDGRQW; encoded by the coding sequence ATGTCCACACAAACACACCCGCTATCTGGCCGTGATCTCGACATTCGAGAAGTCATCAATGAAACCCTTGACACAAAGCGATTAGAGATTTTGCGTGCGGTCAACGATCTCTCGCTTCCCACCAGTCGAGACGACATTGCCTCCCACGCAGAAATATCTCAGAAGACAGCAGCAAAGCACCTCTCAGAACTCCATGAATACGGAATTGTCAAAATCTATCGAGAGAACATTGAACCGACCGCTGGCGGAAAATTACTCTTCGAAGCAATCGAGGATTGCCTCACAAAAACTACAATTACAAGAGATGAATTTGCGAAACTGATTCGGACTGAGACACCAATCTCGATCCTCTCAAACCTTTGTGGAGAATACCAGAGCATAGAGGAAATTCACCGAAGGGCATCCGTATCGGCTACTAAGGAGACAGTCAAACGCCAACTCAAACAGTTCGACAAGCCGGATCATGATCTAGCAGATGAAAAAGGTCACACGTATCGAATCACCGATACTGGAGAGAAGACGCTGCTCGCCTACGATGATTTATCAATCGCGGTTGAGCAGATTATCAAGAAAGCGGAATGGCTCCAGCGCCTGCCGCTAGAGGATGCAACTGTTCCAGTTCCCGAGCTTTCTGATGCAACAGTCATAGCTTCGGACACAGCCAGTCCCTCTAATGTACTCGGGGCCGCTCTCAGACTCTGTGATGTTCGTGTGGAGCAATTCCGGTGTGTCTGTTCAATCTATAACCCAATCCTATTCTACGCCTACAAGAGCATGCTCGACTTCGGCGTCGAGGCTGAGGCCATTCTTGATTGGGGAAGCTATGTCAAATCAGATCAAGATACGGGAACAGACTTTGCCGCTCACGCCAAATGTGAGCACTACCAGCCGCTCTATCTCGAGGATTCCCATACACTCGGCATCGGCATATATGACGACCGAAAAGTCGCGGTCGGCGCATACAACGAACGCGGCGAAGGGAAGCACATCGCTATGATCGTGAGCGAAAATCCAAAAATCATCGAATGGGCTGAAAGCCTGTATGATACCTATCGTGAAATGGCTCACCGACCAGAGAAAAAACCACCAGAGACAGATAGTGGATTTGACGGCCGGCAGTGGTGA